The genomic region TAGCTCACGCACCGCCTGCTGGCGTAGCTCACGCACCGCCTGCTGGCGTAGCTCACGCACCGCCTGCTGGCGTAGCTCACGCACCGCCTGCTGGCGTGCTGGCGAGGCTCAGGATGTCATTTGACCCGGATTTTGCCAAGTGCGTAACTCCAGCCAGTAGCTTTTCAGTGACTGGCCACTGATCACCAGCAACTAACCACATAGAGAGGCCTGCAATGCAACGATATGGACAGCTAATCGGAGTGAAGCCGGAGCGGCTGGAGGAATACAAGGCATACCATGCCAACGTTTGGCCTGAAATCCTCGACAAAATCCGGGACTGCAATATCCAGAACTACTCGATCTACTACAAGGATGGCATGCTCTTTGCCTATTTCGAGTACGTGGGCGAGGATTTTGACGGCGACATGGCCAAAATGGCGGCCGATCCCAGGACCCAGGAGTGGTGGGATATCATGATGCCCATGCAGGAGCCGGTCAAGACCCGGGCCGAAGGTGAATGGTGGGCCGAATTGGAAGAAGTCTTCCACATGGATTAGAAGGACGGCACATTCAATTATGGAACGAACAGAAAACGCCTTAGCCAAGGTCCGCCGCATGAACCAATCCATGCGACATGAAGAAGGGGACCGCGTACCCCTCAGTGATTTTTTTTGGGGCAGCTTCCTTGAACGCTGGCGCGAGGAGCTGGGCCTGGCGCCCGATACCGATCCCTACGTCTACTATGACCTGGATTGGATCGTCACGATTCCAAATATGGATCCCCACATCAAACCCTTTGAGACGCTCAAAGAAACCGATGAGGAAGTAGTGGTTCGAACCGGGTTCGAAGCCATTCTGCGCAAACAGTTCAAGGATCCCATGCCGGAGTTCATCGGCTTCGATACGGACACCATCGAAAAAGAAGAGGCTTTCGAATTCGATGATCCCTGGGACGAGCGTCGATTCTTCAACGGTGGCGACAACCAGATTGCCGGCGTAGGCGACGGTTTCCAGCGCGATTCCCCGCCCTGGATCGAAACAGTAAAGTCCCTGCGGCCCGATTTTGCCGTCTATGGCAGTATCTGCGAAGCCAACGAGTATCTGACCCGCATCATCGGCCCGGAGAACAACATGCTCTGGGCAGGGCTCTACCCGGAGCGTCACGGCAAGTTCATCGACCGCACCAATGAATTCGCCATCGAACTGCTCAAGGCCCAGATCGAGGCGGCTGATGGTCTGCTGGACGGCATGGTGATCTGGGGTGATGTGGCCTACAAAAAGGATCTATTCTTTTCGCCAGATTGGTGGCGGGTTCACTACAAGCCCTACGTCGCGGAGATGGTCAGAATCTGCCACGACGCCGGGCTGCCCGTCATTTACCACGGTTGCGGCAACGTCAAGCGCATCCTGGAGGACTTCATCGAGACGGGAATCGACGCCTACAATCCACTGGAGGCCAAGGCCGGGCTGGACGTGGTGGATCTGCGACGCCAGTACGGTCACCGGCTGGGTTTCTGCGGCAACATGGATGTGATCGAGTGGGCCGAAAGCGATGAGCAGCAGCTCAAAGCGATCGTGCTTCGCAAGCTTAACGCGGCCAAGGGCGGCGGCCTGATCTTTCAATCTGACCACTCTGTGGCAAGCAACATCTCCGGCCAAAACTACGACTACGTCGTCAAGCTGGTCAGAGAGTATGGCGATTATCCATTGCAGCTCGGTGAGTATGATATTCCAGACCTGAGCTAAAGGTGCAGAAAAGGAAGTTTCTCGCCCTCTCAGTCATCCATGTCAACATGAACAAATCTGACCGATTCCAGGATTCACACATGCGGTTTAAGGAGGTGACAACGATCTCTAACAGTTCAGCGTATCATTTACCCGGCCACCAACCACCTATACTCAACAAGGAGAAGTCCAGAAAATGAAGCAACGTAGTAAACTGTTCATGGTGCTGGCAGCTATTATGATGCTGGCAATGGTATTCGCCGCATGTGGCGGCACTGTAGAAAAACCCGCGCCCGCAGAAGAAGCGGCTCCGGCCGAAGAACCCGCGCCCGCAGAAGAGACTGCGGCAACCGAAGAAATGCTCGGCCCCGATGGCGTTCCCTACGCCGGCCTCGATAAAGACCTGTCCGGCATCACCATCCGCATGGCCAACATCGGTGGACAGCCATATGAAGCCATGTATGACAGCATCAAGACCTTCGAAGAGGTGACCGGCGCCAATGTCGAGATCGTCTTCCTGGGCGATGGCTTCGAGATCGACCGCTATCTCAAGACCAACTATGCCGCCAACACGGTTGACTTCGACGTGGCCTGGAACCACACCAGCTTCATGAGCCAGTTCACCAACTTCGTCGAAGACCTGAACCAGTACTTCACACCCGAAGAGCTGGCAGCCTTCAGCCCGGCCATCATGGAATCGGCCAATATCGACGGCGCCTTGCAGCTCATTCCCCGCCACGCCGACATCAGCGGTATGCACTACCGCACCGACCTATTCAGCGATCCCGACCTGCAGGCCAAGTTCGAAGCCGATTACGGCTACCCCCTGGCGCCACCCACCACCCTTGACGAGATGTACGACA from Chloroflexota bacterium harbors:
- a CDS encoding L-rhamnose mutarotase gives rise to the protein MQRYGQLIGVKPERLEEYKAYHANVWPEILDKIRDCNIQNYSIYYKDGMLFAYFEYVGEDFDGDMAKMAADPRTQEWWDIMMPMQEPVKTRAEGEWWAELEEVFHMD
- a CDS encoding uroporphyrinogen decarboxylase family protein, with amino-acid sequence MERTENALAKVRRMNQSMRHEEGDRVPLSDFFWGSFLERWREELGLAPDTDPYVYYDLDWIVTIPNMDPHIKPFETLKETDEEVVVRTGFEAILRKQFKDPMPEFIGFDTDTIEKEEAFEFDDPWDERRFFNGGDNQIAGVGDGFQRDSPPWIETVKSLRPDFAVYGSICEANEYLTRIIGPENNMLWAGLYPERHGKFIDRTNEFAIELLKAQIEAADGLLDGMVIWGDVAYKKDLFFSPDWWRVHYKPYVAEMVRICHDAGLPVIYHGCGNVKRILEDFIETGIDAYNPLEAKAGLDVVDLRRQYGHRLGFCGNMDVIEWAESDEQQLKAIVLRKLNAAKGGGLIFQSDHSVASNISGQNYDYVVKLVREYGDYPLQLGEYDIPDLS